AAGTTACGTGGTATCTTCTAGTTGAGAGTTCCgcttttaattttgaaaatgtatatataaatctgGACATGCATTATAGaattattaataaatcacaGGATGCAtgagaaaagtaaaatatttttttatttatctttaaaaaagaagaagaaataaaatcattgaaataataaatatgtcAAATACTGAAATCGTAGGGAAGTCTTCTAGTTGACTAGATTCACCTCATGCAAGGACGCTAATATCCTTGTAAGGTTTTGAAAATGGACCCTAAACTCTCCTCGTGCAAGGTGCATAGTATgtcctttaaaattttataaggAATGCCGGTgtcaattaaaaatttacgAGGGATATCACTATTATCTAACGAAATTAGAGAGGTATTTGTAGAATTTACCCTTAGGATTTATAATGAATTACGTTAAGCAAAAAAACAGTAGCAGATTATTTAGCATATATATCGAATAAAAAGAGCAATAGACATAAAATAAATAGGAAGAActattaaattaatgaatatgTCAGATCCCCAAATTGTGGGGAATCATCAATTGAGTAAATTCATTATTTCAcgatcatttttattttgtcatCATTAGAGTGTCAACATAGataagagaaaaatatatatatatatatcatcataaATTTATTACGCGTAAGTTTCCCTTATAGTATATATTATAAGGAAGAATTCATCAAGAAACattgaaaaggaaataatagaaattatgaaataatattaaaattttaagaattaaattatgaaaggAAAGGTGgctaagaaaattttaaaaatgtacaaaaaaaaattaaaggagaGGATTATCGTTTAAGAACTAGTATACGAAGGAGAGAATTATCATATAAGACAATTATGCTACTGAGAAACGAGGTACGGTGTGTCAGTACATACTCAGCTGCAACTATTGAATTTTCGGGTTTAGTCTCGTTAATAGGTTTTCCTATatgtcattttattaatttttttatttctcttcaTTTATCTCATGGACATGCATTTTTATAtccattaataataattaatgaatcACGTTCATAAGAATAAAAGTTCATATCTTGTAGATCtcaataaaagaaatataaataaaattttacaattttataatttttccttcTGTTATACTCTAAGGGAAAACAAATATACCACGTCTGGCGAGGAGAGCTGATCTTATTGATTTGCTTGAATGTTTAGATAAAGATAATACTAATAGTGATCCactcataataaaaaaaataaaaaaaatatctccCTTCTTAATTATATTACGAAATAGGTGATCAAAAcgtttcacattttttcttttatatactaaaattaatatttatttttctccgaATTTCCATTTGGAGAGGTGAGCACTGTGCCAACAACCACACCACCCCTTATCCTGCGAGCTCCCTAGGCCACCACCACCAGCACGACCATGGACGGGAGGAAGAGACCAATAGAGATCCTAGAGGGGCAAACCTCTGGGATCTTGATTTGTCGGGCTGGGGGCTGTTGTTGGCGGTCAGTCCGAGGTTGCAGGTGGGCTAGAAGGTAGCCGGCGACTCCGGATGAGGGACCACCCGACAAAATCGAGATCCCATATATGTTTTGTGAGGGGGAGGAACTGCCAAATATTTTGTCCTCATTTCATATTTATCCCTTATTTTAATGGTGCAAAGCCTTTGTTTGCGGTACCATATAACTCAAGTTGGAATTTCCATGTCCTATCTTAGCTTTTGGTTCTATCAATTCATTGGGCCATACATACATGAGTACATTCTATGTATGTCACAAGGTCCTAATCTCCATGGATATATATGTCTCTGATGtactacttttttttctactaAATAAAAGGCTAGGACTAGGAGGAGGAGTCCAGCGTAACAACCTCCTTTGAAGACTAGAAGGGCTCCGCGGTCGTCATGGAATGTTCCATTCGCCTGATAGGAAAAGAACTCGGTAAGACATAACCTACTTAGGTCACCACATCCCCACCAAAGCACAAAGTGAAATATAACAGCTCCCCTAAGATAGAGGATAATGGTCTACTAATGCAAGCGTTTTCGTATTTAAATCGAGTTTCGACCCCTCGATTTTCCCTTTGAAAGGCAAAATTCGTTACCAGTCGGGTTACCACCTTGGTGGTTAGTTGGATATACTTCGTCTTGTCGTTAAAGTGCACAAACTTCCATTGGAGTATTCTCAAATGTCCCTCTTACCATTGACGAGCTCGCCAAATTAATTCGCGCCACATTATACATTATCCGTCGCGTCTCTATCGAATTGACTTGGAAAGAATTCTTTcatccaattggaacttgccATGGGAAGTAGATAACGATTGTCATTAGTGATTAGGAACATTTTGTACTTTCATTTTAATAACCTCAGCATTAATTATTCTTTGATTATATACATGTTGTGTTGGTCCTAATTAGGGCATCCATGCCAGCAAATGTTGCTTTACGTAAAGGCAATAAATCCTTCGAATAGATTGGATGTGGAAAATTCTCTGTCCCGGGCAACATATGGGATGCTCAATGCAGGATTCGAAATTGATCGGTACCATTGTCTTTGTAGGCATTCTTCGAACAACTCGTACTATAACATAACATTATCGAACAGTACCTCATTTTATCGGACCACTGCTGTTCACTACAAGGAATACTAATTAAAATACCCAATTACGGCTGCGGActgcgaaaaaaaaagaaggtaagAACTCATTTTCGTTGGACCACTCTCTAGaagtaaaattaataaatggcACATAAGATTTCCGATACATTCTCGTGCTATGATGTACTTATTATAATCACGATCTAGAATATTATCTTCTGAAACCCGTAAAGTCGCTCATTTCGTCTTGTGAGTGACGAGCACCATCTAATGGTTCTTCTgattatgcaaaagaaagaaaaacaaagacaTAAAACAACATGTgtagattctttttttttccccatcacaaggataatttaattatttttcatgtgataaacatttactttttatgaataataaatatttactgGTGGTCCACCCAGAAGGACAACAAGTTCGTGGAAATCATCTTTCTGGCTATTAAAAGCTTTTCCATTTGTtcacaggaaaaaaaaaactctattTAATgagcacacacacatatatacatttcATTACAAGGGAATTTCTATATtgcaatataataaaaatcttattgaaataatttttttcgattataacgAAAATTATTATGtcctaatataataaaataatttcataacATCTAATAAAAGGGTATGGATAATTTCACCACAAGTATTAAACCTGCAGTTATTGGTTGACAGACGAGAGCATGCGCTATAACGCTACACTCTCtttgataataaaataaaaatcttaataattaataaaaaaatacaagtagTATCTTATTGAGATTCGGCTTAGAAAGTTTTTAATTATGAGTCAAGGAGCTGCATGCTgctattaattaaaattgattaatgtctattcacccaaaaaaaacattaatttcTACTATATCTAGCTATTAATGGACCCAGTGATCTTCCCATAAGCCATAGACTGAATATTCGCCCTCAACATGGCTCCCGCTTCTGACCACCCACACCCCGTCTATGGCTGGAAAGAGCCGTGCACGCCACCGGTTGGAGCCAGCGAGGTGGTAGTAGTAATGGTCCCTCTTCCGGCACAAGGCCACCTGAACCAACTCCTCCACCTATCCCGCCTCATCTCCTCCTACGGCATCCCCGTCCACTACGTTGCTGCCGCCACCCACATCCACCAGGCCAAGTTCCGCGTACACGGTTGGGATCTGTCCTCAGCTACCGCCAAGCGCCTTCTCCATGTCCACGGCTTCGATATCCCTCccttcccctcccctccccccgACCCAACCTCGAAATCCAAGTTTCCCTCCCAGCTCATCCCTTCCATTGAAGCCGCCTCGTTCCACCTCCGTCACCACGTAGCGGACCTCGTGCGGTCCCTGGCCTCAGGGTCCATGCGGCGGGTCGTGGTGATCCACGACTCCCTCATGGCCTCAGCAGTCCAAGATGCCTTCTCAGTCTCAAACGCAGAGACGTTCGTTTTCCACAGCGTCTCAGCCTTCTCAGTCTACTGGTACCTTGCCCGGGCTGCTGCGGGTCAGCTGCCACTGGGAGAGAATGACTGCATTTTCCTGGAGGACCCGCCGCCACTAGAAGGTTGCTTTCCGGCCGAGTTCTTGAAGTTCATCGAGCACCAGTACAAGTTTGTGCATCTCGGCTCTGGCAGGCTTTACAACACGTCCAGGTTAGATGTCCATgtactcatatatatatatgcatgcactTATATTACATGATCTATTAATAGGGAGaactctttcatgacatgacaTGAAATTATGTCAATGGAGGAGCGAAATACCATATATGTATACGAAGCAAATGATATAGTAGATCGTGGCGAACGCCAACTCGAATTTAAATAGATCATCGGTAGGATTTTCCGTACtcctttaattttatttgctttCCCTAATCTTATCCAATTATATGACCCATGGGCTCCCCATAAAAAGTACGTTTGATAGTACACAGCCGTATGCTTGAAAAAGGATTTCCCGAGATTCCTTACACGTAAAAACGTTATCGAGATGTGAACCATCTTCTATTCTATGTGTTGTAGGGCGATCGAAAAAGTGTTCATGGAACTACTAGAGAAGGAAGAGGTTAATCAGACTCACTGGGCGGTGGGACCATTCAATCCGGTGAGGAtcccatcatcatcatcgctAGCCAGCGAGAAGGCAAGACCTGAAGGTGGCAAGCACAAATGCATCGAGTGGCTCGACCGCCAATCGTCGAACTCCGTGATTTACATCTCTTTTGGCACGACGATAGCCCTCAGCAAGGAGCAGATTCGCGAGATCGCCACAGGGCTCGAGAGCAGCGGGCAGCGGTTCATCTGGGTGCTGAGGGATGCGGACAAGGGCGACATGTTTAACAATGCGAACGACGACGACGACAGTTACGAAACACGAAAGCTAGCCGAGTTATCTCTCCCGAAAGGGTTCGAGGAGAGAGTGGAAGGGGTGGGACTCGTGGTGAGGGAATGGGCGCCCCAGCTCGAGATTCTGGGGCACCCGTCGGTCGGAGGGTTCATGAGCCATTGCGGGTGGAACTCGTGCATGGAGAGCATAACCGTGGGAGTGCCCATTGCGGCATGGCCGATGCACTCAGACCAGCTGAGCAATAGCGTCCTTGTTACGAGGATCCTCAGGATCGGTGTCATGGTCAAGGAATGGCCAGCCCTGGTGAACAGCGCTCTCGTGGATTCGTCATCCATCCAGAGGGCTGTGAAGCTGCTCATGTCATCGCAGGAAGGGGACTGCGTGAGGAAGAGAGCAGCCGAACTGGGTGAGGCTGTCCAGAGGTCGGTCCGTGATGGGGGAGTCTCCCGGGCGGAGTTGGACTTGTTCATCGCTCATATCACCAGATGCAGCTAGGTTATATCGATATAACTAATCGAATAAGTCTGTACTCAGAGGGAATCGAATCGAGCCTATGATCTGGGTTTAGTCTAGTGTGATTGCTAGGTGAATTGGTATACATCCATGGATGCGTAGGTGTACAATTAGTTATTGCTGGAAATTCTTAGTAGTTATCTTATCCTTTCTGAATCTTATCCAACTTAGAAGGCCGGCTGGTTGATCGTTATCTTCTCCAGTGACGGCGATgataatattatgaatatctGTCCGTTTCGAAGCTGCCTCGTCAAGTTTGTGCTGAACAAGCTCGAAGAAAGGAACATCTCTGTGGAGAACAAACATAAAGTATCCATATCAAGTTACGATTTAACTTGCTGATGAATACAATTAATCAATGTCATTATCATGTAAAAGTTTTtccagaaaaaataaaatgaaaatcggTCGGGAGTCGACTAAACATTGATTAATCCTTGTCGCCCCAGGGCCAATGGTGATTCCACCGGTTCATACCTGGCCTAGAGGGAGCGCAGCAAGCTCATTCGCCCATCCCCTATGTCGGCTCCACAACTTGTTAGGGCAAAGTTCGATGAGAGTCTATCAAGGTATTAAGTATTGCTATTCTTTCAGAACCTAGTAGTACAAACTTCTCATCATGTTTCATGTACATAGTTTGCTCTATACAGTAATATTCGCAGAAAGATCATATGAAATGAGTACACCTCGGCATGATGGTGCTTTGCTAATACAAAATCCTGCCCAGAAAGTTTTCATTCGTTCGTACTAAACATGACAAACTGAAAATCCTGCATTATGGAACAGAGATTGTCGTTCCCATTCGTCCCATATCCACATCAAGTGGAAAACTAGGTAGTTCTATGTACTATTGTTAACTTCTGTGGTTATGCCTTCCAATGTCGAACTTGCTCTATCGTCTCCGTCACCCTACGATCATCCTATAGTATTTCTAGATGATCTACAATGCGTTGATCATCCTATTGATAATATCCTAAAGCCCAAACCTGTACACGAAACTTCTTGCTTTCTCGTAATACCTACCTATGACCTACCATGTTATATACTCTTCTGTCGCACCTGGTTCTTGCAAAAACACCACCAGTTATCAGCAACTACCCAGAGAGTTCACTATCTTTTCGACCAATACTTTCTTTGGGAGCTTGTGGTACCCTTTCAGCTTCTTTTCCTTTGCAATGGCCCTTAGATCATCTAGTTTCATATCTTGCAGGATATCTACTGCATCAGATGCTGGCAAAGGCTCCAGCTCCCTGGGGGAATCAAGCGACTCATTCAATTCCGTTATGAGCAGATCTTCCTCGAGCATACTTTCAGCCTCTTTTTCACGTGAGTGCAAGGAGTTCAAACTAACAGGTGCATCTCTTCTCACCTTGGAAGGTCGCAATACCTGTCCGCTATTGTTTGGTGGCAAAGCCGTGAGTGCCACAACCATCTTCTTCACTGTCTTCTCCCTCGAAGGCTCATTAAAGCGGCCGTTCCCAATGCTGAACTTTCTTGGTACTTCGGCTTTTGAAACAGCCGATGGAATCTCTTCATGAGGAGATTGTGATCTTTCAGCGCTTGGACCACTTAGCTCCTTCCTCTTTTTCCTGTGTCTCGGTTCCAGGCCCAATTTGGACTTGCCATTCACAGTAACATCATGCAGTTGTACTATGCCAGTGCGCTGATCTTCTCTTTTACCTTCTTTCGTCAAAGATAGTCGGTAACTTTCTTCTCCCAATGCACTAGATTCATGCCGGGATCTCCTTTTCAAAGTATTCAGAGTGTTGACTTCATCGATGACATCAGTAGGCTGTTGAAGAAACTGTATcaagaggaaatgaaaagtttAGTGCGGCACATGTTTGTTGACCAAAGCCTTCAGTTTTGGGTTACTGAAGACAATGCTCTACCAAATGAAACTTATTCAGTTTATTACTTTCAAAACCTCTCTCTGTTCGCTTCGTGacccaagaaaaaaatagtaaaattaaaactccTCTAACAACCAAAATATGACGACTTCAAATGGATTGAGATATAATCGATAGTCAAGATAATGGTGCCATGATCTGACAGGTCACAAATTACACCAGTATGCAGAGCTAAGACTAGATGCCGAGGAAATCAAACCGAGAGGCATCTCaagaaaattagaatttcTTCCGTCTCTCTATGTAATATCGTAATCGACGATATTAGAACCCTGAAACTAAAAGAACAACAGATGTCATCTCCTACCTCATcactttcattttttgaatcaGAATCGATCTTTTCTTGTTTCCTGTTagaatcgagagagagagtatcCTGAACATCCATGCTGGAATTTCCAGCAGCAGTTTCCACGGCCTGTTCAGTGTCAAATACCAGAGTATATAAGCATCATGTGCACACAACTATGGAGAACAAGCTTGGCCACAAAGAAAGCAACTGTGGACAGTTAGTGATAAAGTTGCCATTTTCTTCAGGAACACAATAGAAATGCATCAAGAAATGTAAACTCTGAGGCTAATGTAAGTGGAAAGAAAAGATTTCAATAATCATCAGACCTTCTCATGATTTTTTCTGAGGTAATTAGTCAGCAAACGTTTCAATATTTCATGTGTTTTTTCAGCAGGTTCTCTGTGCATACTTAAAGGGTCACTTGCACAATCCCCGGCATTGCTCCTTAAGCTCCTCAAAGATTTGTTGACAAAGTCGATCTTCTCCTTTAAAGTATCACAGCAAACATCATACCACTCTTCATGTTCCTCCCCGGCAAGTTCACACTGAAGAGACACGAGACACTTCTCCAGCTCGTCGATTTCAGCATCAGCTTTTGCTATCAAAATCCTCAGCACTTGCACACAGGACATCTCATTCTGTACATTCTCTTCTATCAGATCTGAGACAGTAAAGTCAAGTTAAAAAGTATAAAGACATCAAAAAGTGACAAAAGTATCTAAAAGAAAGGCAAACACTCACCAACGCCAAAACCAGCATAGAAGTCAGATTGTCGTTGAACAAGTGTGCTGTTCATGCACCCTGGTTCAACTGCAGAGCAATCATTTCGAGACGAAATGCCTCTCATTAAACGATTCTCGTGATCAGTCATCAATGAATGATGTAAAAATGTAAGACTGAAAGCGGGGACTTGAAAAACCTTGATTATTTGGAGGACCCCAGAGATCCCAAGTCATGGCTTTATAACAATTTCACCttgaaaacccaaaaaaaaaaaaaaaaagccaataTCATTAGGTCCAAACAAGATCACAGACTCTGCTAAAGCCAAAAATGATCACAAGTGATGCAAATCTCGGGGCAAGCAAGAAACTTTGTGTCAAATAGAAACGAGAGTGATCACAAACATTCAAACAAATCCTCAGACGCCGATGCGGTGCGGCTTACTCGTTATCTAACAGAGAGCTAAAACCTACAAACGGGGGGGAGCACAGAGGTGAAAAGACAAAAGAGCATCCGATGACAGAAGTTGCGGAGGCAATGCAAGCATAAATGGGAACAGCTGAGCCGAGGTTCAGTTACTGCACAAACGCCCGGATGAGAGAGGAGCTCCCCAACGTCTCCCTGACGTACTAAATGCGCAACCTTGCAGTGAATATTATAAATGGAAGCGGGAGACAGTAAATGCGGTGCAGGTGGTGAACCAGAGACCCTCTGCCCGGAGCTGCCATGGCGAGCTTGATTTATTCAACTtcagacagagagagagagagagagagagagagagaagagaagaggaacGGAATGGAGGAGCTCATGGAGCTTCCTTGAACGCCAAGCAGATAGCGAAAGGGGCAAGCGAGGATGCAGCCGTACCTGCCGGGAGAGGATTCTGTATCGCCAGTGAAAATGACTCCGATGGAGACTGAGCTCTCAGCAGATgtagagacagagagagatgaAAGTGAAAGCGACGAGCTCTCTCAGCGTTTCCGTCTCGCAGAGCAGCGGAGAAGAGTGGAAGAGGCGGACCGGACGGGGGAGGGGGAGCAGGGGCAATCCCGTCTTTTCGTTTGAGGTGGGTCTCGGTGGGGCCCGCAGAAGTCGGGGTTGCTGACGTGGTTCCCTTCTCTCACTTCATTAATGGTGGCAGCCAGGGAAGTCAAAGTCAAGAGTAGTCAAATGGGCTCGCTCGGCCCAGGCTACCTGGTTTCAGGAAACAGGCCAGGCCGGACAGTTCTCCCGAGCTCGGCAGACTTCCCCCTTCGCTCGGCCAAGTCAACAGCTGGAATCGCTTGCAGCAGCGGCGGAAATGGAGGCGGAGAACTGGGAAAGCTGTTCGAGCGACGGGGACCTCGGCGCGCAGGACCTGAGGGACGAAGAAGACGCCTGCTATTCGTCGTTGGGGTCGGCCTCCAAGCTGCAGTTCAGGTGAATTTCCCGCCAACAAGGAAGAATCTTTCATCAGTGTATCAATTTTGAAAGTTCGTCTTTGTTGGTGCTTTGGCCATCGCTGACCGCAGGAAAGCGAGCTCGAAGGCTCGCTGGGACAGTGAGATCGGGATGGCCGAGGTGGTGGAGAGGAAGGGCCAGATTTGGACGACGACGGGGATCGTAAGGAGCGGGAAGCTTTACTGCTCAATCGAGGAGACTGTGTAGGTGAATGAGCCTTTTCTTCTATGCTGCAATGGTTTCTGCCGTAATTTTACAAATTGTGATATTACAGCTCAGGGCAGGTAGCCTTCTGCTAATCAAAGCACATAGCACAAAAGCATTTTATGATTTCGATTCGGTTGTTTAGTTTCTCGTTTTCGAATAGCGACACCTCGTCATATGTGTTTTCATAATGTAAACTGGGACTCTTTTCTGCTGGCAAATGCCGGCTCAAGTTCGAGTCCTTCAGAACAAGAGTTATTTCTTGTCGAGCAAATGCTTGTGTTACGATTTCAGAAGCAACGGTTGCACTCCGAAGGATGTGTCAATGGTAATATGTTTTGCTGACCTACAATGTACGTGTCCGGGTAGGTTTCTTATGGAAGTAGGGGCGCTTGTTCTTCTTGGCGAGGATGGCGGAGGCCTCTCATTGCAAAGTGTGTATGAGAAGTTAGCAGAAGAGAAGAATGGTTGTTGTTGGGAACTGTATGAGGTCTATAGGCATCTCAAATCTCTTGGTTACATTGTCGGGAGGCACGGTGTTCCGTGGAGTCTGAAGAGTGTCAAGGGTGATGATGTTGCTATCGAAGA
The sequence above is drawn from the Punica granatum isolate Tunisia-2019 chromosome 5, ASM765513v2, whole genome shotgun sequence genome and encodes:
- the LOC116208110 gene encoding uncharacterized protein LOC116208110 isoform X3 produces the protein MTDHENRLMRGISSRNDCSAVEPGCMNSTLVQRQSDFYAGFGVDLIEENVQNEMSCVQVLRILIAKADAEIDELEKCLVSLQCELAGEEHEEWYDVCCDTLKEKIDFVNKSLRSLRSNAGDCASDPLSMHREPAEKTHEILKRLLTNYLRKNHEKAVETAAGNSSMDVQDTLSLDSNRKQEKIDSDSKNESDEFLQQPTDVIDEVNTLNTLKRRSRHESSALGEESYRLSLTKEGKREDQRTGIVQLHDVTVNGKSKLGLEPRHRKKRKELSGPSAERSQSPHEEIPSAVSKAEVPRKFSIGNGRFNEPSREKTVKKMVVALTALPPNNSGQVLRPSKGAGAFASI
- the LOC116208110 gene encoding uncharacterized protein LOC116208110 isoform X2, coding for MTWDLWGPPNNQVEPGCMNSTLVQRQSDFYAGFGVDLIEENVQNEMSCVQVLRILIAKADAEIDELEKCLVSLQCELAGEEHEEWYDVCCDTLKEKIDFVNKSLRSLRSNAGDCASDPLSMHREPAEKTHEILKRLLTNYLRKNHEKAVETAAGNSSMDVQDTLSLDSNRKQEKIDSDSKNESDEFLQQPTDVIDEVNTLNTLKRRSRHESSALGEESYRLSLTKEGKREDQRTGIVQLHDVTVNGKSKLGLEPRHRKKRKELSGPSAERSQSPHEEIPSAVSKAEVPRKFSIGNGRFNEPSREKTVKKMVVALTALPPNNSGQVLRPSKVRRDAPVSLNSLHSREKEAESMLEEDLLITELNESLDSPRELEPLPASDAVDILQDMKLDDLRAIAKEKKLKGYHKLPKKVLVEKIVNSLGSC
- the LOC116208108 gene encoding zeatin O-glucosyltransferase-like; this translates as MAPASDHPHPVYGWKEPCTPPVGASEVVVVMVPLPAQGHLNQLLHLSRLISSYGIPVHYVAAATHIHQAKFRVHGWDLSSATAKRLLHVHGFDIPPFPSPPPDPTSKSKFPSQLIPSIEAASFHLRHHVADLVRSLASGSMRRVVVIHDSLMASAVQDAFSVSNAETFVFHSVSAFSVYWYLARAAAGQLPLGENDCIFLEDPPPLEGCFPAEFLKFIEHQYKFVHLGSGRLYNTSRAIEKVFMELLEKEEVNQTHWAVGPFNPVRIPSSSSLASEKARPEGGKHKCIEWLDRQSSNSVIYISFGTTIALSKEQIREIATGLESSGQRFIWVLRDADKGDMFNNANDDDDSYETRKLAELSLPKGFEERVEGVGLVVREWAPQLEILGHPSVGGFMSHCGWNSCMESITVGVPIAAWPMHSDQLSNSVLVTRILRIGVMVKEWPALVNSALVDSSSIQRAVKLLMSSQEGDCVRKRAAELGEAVQRSVRDGGVSRAELDLFIAHITRCS
- the LOC116208111 gene encoding uncharacterized protein LOC116208111 translates to MEAENWESCSSDGDLGAQDLRDEEDACYSSLGSASKLQFRKASSKARWDSEIGMAEVVERKGQIWTTTGIVRSGKLYCSIEETVFLMEVGALVLLGEDGGGLSLQSVYEKLAEEKNGCCWELYEVYRHLKSLGYIVGRHGVPWSLKSVKGDDVAIEDKFITEKLSTLDLNELTPAFDVYLPNGKFRKSSPGDPSYVLCITRENPPSRAEVEVVEKQIGHIPVKFCHVENGRVSFFSFSRVDLPVLP
- the LOC116208110 gene encoding uncharacterized protein LOC116208110 isoform X1, whose amino-acid sequence is MTDHENRLMRGISSRNDCSAVEPGCMNSTLVQRQSDFYAGFGVDLIEENVQNEMSCVQVLRILIAKADAEIDELEKCLVSLQCELAGEEHEEWYDVCCDTLKEKIDFVNKSLRSLRSNAGDCASDPLSMHREPAEKTHEILKRLLTNYLRKNHEKAVETAAGNSSMDVQDTLSLDSNRKQEKIDSDSKNESDEFLQQPTDVIDEVNTLNTLKRRSRHESSALGEESYRLSLTKEGKREDQRTGIVQLHDVTVNGKSKLGLEPRHRKKRKELSGPSAERSQSPHEEIPSAVSKAEVPRKFSIGNGRFNEPSREKTVKKMVVALTALPPNNSGQVLRPSKVRRDAPVSLNSLHSREKEAESMLEEDLLITELNESLDSPRELEPLPASDAVDILQDMKLDDLRAIAKEKKLKGYHKLPKKVLVEKIVNSLGSC